The following is a genomic window from Dama dama isolate Ldn47 chromosome 4, ASM3311817v1, whole genome shotgun sequence.
TCCTATACTCCAGGAGTGTTGTTTGAGTTACATATTGTAGGTCATACTTGGAAACTAGTCAGTTGTGGGATGTTTATAATCAAAGAATGCTCATGCATTCCctcattagttttatttttatcctcatatttactgagtgcccgcATGGGGCAGGTACAGCTTGGGGCACTGAAATGAGCAGGAGAGACATGGTAACGGGCTCACGTTCTGGTGGGGGAACCTGACAACAGGTAAACAAGAAACTTATCAACAAAATTGCTAACAAGCCCCAGTAGGGTCCTCCTGCCCAGCGTTGTTCAAGCCAATAGAATGATACTGAGTTCAGTCCAGAAGCAAAGGAAGGTTTTACTCTCTGCTCAGAAAAACGGAGAGGTGTGAGCTCTTGCcctctgagtgctgaagaattgatgcttttgaactgtggtgttggagaagacttttgaaagtcccttggatagcaaggagattaaatcagtcaatcctaaaggaaatcaaccctgaatattcattggaaggactgatgctgaaagtgaagctccaataatttggccacctgatgcaaagaagtgactcgttggaaaaaccctgatgctgggaaagattgagggcaggatggggagggggaccacagaggaacagatggttggatggcatcactgacttgacggaaatgagtttgagcaagctccggagttagtgatggaaagggaagcctggcctgctataATAtgtgggggtcgcaaagagctggacacaactgagcaattgaactgactgaGCCAGGAGGAGGACGAGATCTTGCCGTCTGGCCCCGGTGTGCTGCTCACGCTCCCGGTAGGGTGCAGCGCCCCACGCAGCGTCTCTGCACTCCGCCTGCCGCCACCATCTTGAATCTCACTGCGGTGCGCAGCGCTTCTGCACGTGGAGCCCGGGTGTCAGGCGCAGTCTTCTTGCACTCGGAACTCTGGTCCAAAAGTGTCGGGTACAAGAGCTCTGCATGCGGCAGCCAGTGAGCAAATGAAACTAGcacaaaggaaatggaaaagaaaaggttaggcttttatttttatttctcaggaaCTATTAATGGGCTCTCCCAGTGGCAAGttcttcctctgtcttttgaGGGGCGCGGAAGGGCGCAGGTCCAGCTTCCTAAGTACTGCCTACTGGTTTTGGGCGGTGGTGTAACCCCGGGTGGAGAACTGAACTCCCCAGCTATCTTGAGCTACCTATGTTACCCGAATCCCCGAGCGACGCAATTTATCTAATCTTTTGGAGACAGAGGATGTTACCCAATTAGATGTgagacccccccctcccccactcttgAGGTCCCTCTGAACTGAAGCACCCCCTGGATTGGTCAGGGAGTTCTTTCCTGCTCAGGTTCCCACTGCCAAAAACAAAACTTGAGGTTGGCGCAGGCAAGACAAGCTGTTCTTGGATGGCCAGGGAATGGAGAAGGGGAGCTCATGTCTAAAGGCACCTGCTCCCcaaagggaggaaagtggggagttTTGCGGGGGAGAGAGGCAAGTGCATCATCAGAAACTGGGGCAAAGGACAAAGATTTCCAGGAACAGCTGGTGCATGGGCAGCCCCTCCCGCCCGCTTGGTCTTGCACACATTGTGCTTCTGTGCTGTTTTCAGCACAGTCGTGTCCTCATACGTGCTCATAGCAGCACAGTCGTGTCCTCATGTGTGCTCATGGCAGCACGGTCGTGTCCTCATACGTGCTCGTAGCAGCACAGTCGTGTCCTCATGTGTGCTCCTAGCAGCACAGTCGTGTCCTCATGTGTGCTCATGGCAGCACAGTCGTGTCCTCATGTGTGCTCATGGCAGCACAGTCGTGTCCTCATACGTGCTCATGGCAGCACAGTCGTGTCCTCATACGTGCTCATGGCAGCACAGTCGTGTCCTCATACGTGCTCATGGCAGCACAGTCGTGTCCTCATACGTGCTCATGGCAGCACAGTCGTGTCCTCATACGTGCTCATGGCAGCACAGTCGTGTCCTCATACGTGCTCATGGCAGCACAGTCGTGTCCTCATGTGTGCTCATGGCAGCACAGTCGTGTCCTCATGTGTGCTCATGGCAGCACAGTCGTGTCCTCATGTGTGCTCATGGCAGCACAGTCGTGTCCTCATGTGTGCTCATGGCAGCACAGTCGTGTCCTCATGTGTGCTCATGGCAGCACAGTCGTGTCCTCATGTGTGCTCATGGCAGCACAGTCGTGTCCTCATGTGTGCTCATGGCAGCACAGTCGTGTCCTCATGTGTGCTCATGGCAGCACAGTCGTGTCCTCATACGTGCTCATGGCAGCACAGTCGTGTCCTCATGTGTGCTCATGGCAGCACAGTCGTGTCCTCATGTGTGCTCATGGCAGCACAGTCGTGTCCTCATACGTGCTCATGGCAGCACAGTCGTGTCCTCATACGTGCTCATGGCAGCACAGTCGTGTCCTCATACGTGCTCATGGCAGCACAGTCGTGTCCTCATACGTGCTCATGGCAGCACAGTCGTGTCCTCATACGTGCTCATGGCAGCACAGTCGTGTCCTCATACGTGCTCATGGCAGCACAGTCGTGTCCTCATGTGTGCTCATGGCAGCACAGTCGTGTCCTCATGTGTGCTCATGGCAGCACAGTCGTGTCCTCATGTGTGCTCATGGCAGCACAGTCGTGTCCTCATGTGTGCTCATGGCAGCACAGTCGTGTCCTCATGTGTGCTCATGGCAGCACAGTCGTGTCCTCATACGTGCTCATGGCAGCACAGTCGTGTCCTCATACGTGCTCATAGCAGCACAGTCATGTCCTCATGTGTGCTGATAGCAGCACAGTCGTGTCCTCATACATGCTCATAGCAGCACAGTTATGTCCGACTTCttgcgaccacgtggactgtagcagccaggctcctctgtgtggggtttcctaggcaacaatactggagtgggttgtgttgTTCTTTAGTTGGTAAGCCATGGCTTGCCATAGCAGAGTACAAATGACCCCTGGAGTGGAGTTCTTAGTGTGGTAATGGAGCAGAGGGAACTTTCGGACTCCTCCAGGTCTCATCTGTGCAGGTGTGTCCCTGAGGTCAAGTCAGAACCCATCTGGGGCGGTTGACCAGTATGTGACTCTcaaagcatctctctctctcaaagtcCAGCTGCAGAGCATCTCTGCCAAACACCTCGTATTATTGAAACAAACACAGAGCTGAATCTGGGCAAGGGTCCTTTAGCTCTCAGGGGCTGGTGTGGAAACACAGAGATCAACCAAAGCAAGAAAAGCGGCAAGCTTTAGCCTACTTTTCCCTCTCTTGGATCTAGCCAGTTTGGTCTGGTTTTGCAGTGGGCCTTTGTGGCATCCTGTTGATAGAACACAATTAGCTTCTATGATCAGCCATATGGCCTGGGTGACAAGGACACTGGTCGATTTAAGATACATGGCCCACATACTAGCAAGAGCAGCATGTCTCAGCTATCTCATTGATTATACGCCTCATGCCAGGAGCTACTATGACCTCAACCAACCAATTACATGGGGCTTCTCTCCCATAATGAGTTCCTTGATGAGCCTCCCTGATGGCTTGGCAGGCTGTGGTTTAGGGAAAGAAGTTTGGCCCGTGTTCTGTAACTAGCCACCCATGGCCTCCTAGACCTCTAATGAAGCCCTGTTTCCACGTTGTCTAATTCTTGCTTATGTAGACTGGGGGATAATTGGATGGATCTGGCCCTTGAGGTGTAAGGGGTGGTTGCCAAGTTACTGGTTCTCAGGCTGCCTTTTGGCAGTTGAGTCTGCCTTGTTTCCCTCAGCACCCCAACCCCCCGCCGCCCTTTTTGGTGACCCCTACAACGAGTCGCTGCCACCTTTTTGGAAGCTGTACTAGTTCTGAGGGTTTCAGTGTGATTAAGCCATGTTTCAGCTGTTCATTCTCCACAGTAAACACAACTCTTCCTTACAAATTGACCCGCGGGCGTGGAGGATGGCCAGTACGCCCTGGGAGTCTGTGTAAATGTTTCAGATCCTCCCATTCCTGAGCTCTAAGGATCACCCCTGAGAGTTGTCAGCTCTGCCTGTTGGGCGGACGTCCCTGGAGGGTAGGCCTCTCGCTTCCATGACTTGGGTCTGGAAGGTTGTTACGTATCCTGCAGACTTCTCCCCTGTCTCATAAAACTGCTCTGATCTGTGAACCATTCCTCTTCCATGTTTGGAAGAGCCTCACTTCCTAGGTCAGGGCAAGCAGAATAGATGGTGTCTATGGTTTCCGTACAGTGGTGCTGCAGGAGCCCTGTGGGTATCGTGGTGGCAGGATTTAGCGTGTGACAGGTTTTTGTGGTAGCCACTGGATCGTCTAAAAACATAGTCCGAACTTGAATCAGCCTTCTGGGGGCCACTCTGTTCCCTTAGAACATACTAAAATCTGAATCTTTTTTAAGATGAAActtgaaaaaattttattatttttaagattttatttatttattggttgtgctgtgtcttcattgctgcacgggctttcctttagttgcagcgcacaggcttctcactgtggtggcttctctcattgcagagtgTGGGGTCTAGGATGCTCGGGCTTCTGAAGTTGcagctcggtagttgtggtgtACCGCCTTTAGTTACCCCTGGTGTGAGGactcttcctagaccagggattgaacatgtatCACCTGCATGGCGGGTGGATTGTACCACTAcggaaataaactttttatttcattcaagtATGGCCAATATaccatgttgtgatagtttcaggtggaacTCAGcagaggaactcagccatacgtatacatcTATCCATTCTCCTGCAAACTCCTCTCCCGACTGGGCTGTTATATAACATTGAAcaaaattccctgtgctatgcagtaggactttGTTTAAAACCTGAATCATCATGGAGTCCCTGTAGTGATTGGCTGACCAAACGTTAACTTTTCAGCCTCCTTGAGCAGGTTGTAATAGCAGCTACTTCCTGAAGCCAAGAAGGCCATTCCTTAGTGGCTGGATCTAATTGTTTAGAGAAATAAACAACCACCCGAGTAAAGTGCCCCAGTTTTTGAACTAATACCCCAAGGATGATTGTTTTTCTCTCCTGAATGTAAAGGTCAAGGAGTGTAGCTTAATCTGGgagggccagggcaggggcctGAAACAATTACTTTTTCAATTCTTGAAAGGCCCCTTTGCATTGTGAATTCCATTCCAAACAATCATCATCCTTTCTTTTGAACTTTGCATATGGAGGCATAACTAATAGACCATAGTTAGGGATCCAGAATGGCAAAACCTGGCCATGGGAAGGGGGAACCCTTAAGCTGTCTTCTGGTTTAGGGGGTGAGgctgcaaatgttttctctcttttcctgggTGGGCTTCTCTGACCTATGAGAATGAAGCCTGGGTGGGTCGCCCTAGTTTGTGCCATTTGAGCCTTTTCCTTGGACACCATATATCCTTTAAGGAGGCTAGGTGGTTCAGAAGCCTCCTTAGGCAGGCTGATGATCAGGATGTTGTCTgcacagtggaagagggttccctcttcCAGATGGAGATCTTTTAGGTCTTTGGCTAAAGCTTCCCCAAAGGTGGTGGGGGGAATTTTTAAACCTCTGAGGGCAGGATTGTCCAGCagtattgttgtttttgttacatGTTTGGGTCCAGCCACTGAAAAGCAAAACTTCCTTATGAGTCTTGGATTAATGGAATACAGAAGAAGTCATCTTTAAAGTCTAATACAGAATACCAGGTCCTGGTGGACAGTAGGGTGGTCAGCTGGATGCAGAGGTTAGGGATGACTGGAGGTGTATAAGGAACCTTGgtcacttatctttttttttttttttctttttcaatagtaaatactgcaGTACTAAATGATCCCTGACTGGTTAAATCCTTAGATGTTGGACCTAGATACAAACCACGTATACTGATGACTAACAGTAACTTATAAGGGATTTTCAACTGTGTGAGGAGGGTTGGTGCCCTAAGCCCCTGTTGTTTAAGAGTCAAATGTGCAGTCTTTGAGTGACCGCTGAGCCACTAGAAATTGCAAGGAGAGCCTCCTGGGACTGACGATTGTTGGTACATTCTGAAATAttagtatttaaaattaattaattatacttTGGCTATTAGTTAGTTCTTATCTCACATATAATATCACTGAAGATGTTTgctttttattgctgttgttggaGTCTAGGTGATTTAccgtgttgtgttagtttcagctgcacagcaaagtgaatcagttatacatttacatatatccatccttttgtagattcttttttttttttttttttttatgaggcgTTTTGATTTAGTACTCAAAAatggttcattttttatttagcttTCTGACTCTGTGCTTGTGCTTTCAATACTTTCACAACGATCTTCTGCTCTTCAATAAGGAAAGCACGCTTGATTCTGTCGCGGACACATTTAGCACACATGGAACCACCATAGGCTCGGCTGACGTGTTTCTTCGTTTTAGACAACCTCATGAGAACTTTAGGTCTCACAGCACGAACGCCTCTAAGTCGGCCTGGGCACACACCACATGCGGATTTTGGTGCTTTCCCAACCTTCTTGGTGTAAAGGTAAACAATTCTATTACCAGGGGTTCGGGACAGCCTGGTTTTGTTAGAGGCTGTATTGTAGGACAGCCTACGGCGGTACGTCAGACGCTGCACCATCCTGAATGCCTCTAGATGCCGTCCCCGGAAGAGGAAAAAGGACCTTttgtagattcttttcccatataggccaatGCAGAGGAAGATGTTTTTATTGATTCATTCATGCGAGGTACCTATAGAGCCTCTCCTGTGTGGTAGGTATTTATGCTGAATGCTGAGGAGATGAAGGCAAACACTACACGGTCACCATTCTCACCACTTAAGGTgagaatttaatataaaaaagcaaGTGTTATACAACATCAGTCACGCAGTTACAGAATCTCTAGAATGTGCAGTGCTGTCATGTACGGTGATGCAGTGAGGGTCTAGTTTGGAAGGGAACATATGCAAAATAGCTGTCAGGCAAATCACAGCATGCTGACATTTATCACCAACAACTGTTGAATAATGTCAAATGATAGGGCTGTTTGTACATATAAATGACAGAAACATACATGGCAGATTCTTGAGAGTGCACTAATTCTCAGAGAGCCTCAATACTTTACTAAGTAATGATAACATAGAGGGTTTTTAAAAGaactatttcaataaaaatatttccttgcATGAGATATTGAGAaaattctgataaaaaaaaatgagtgtgtTTTTGACCTTACAAATATACTCCTGGGAATATTTTCTCAAGATGTATGtgtaaagattcagacacaaaagttttatttttttgaaatgattttctCTTTTACATTGTATCAGCATGTCACACAtactcctttctctgtctcttctctctctctctttttcttttggcctcaacacatagcttgcaggatcttagttccttgacctgaGTTGGAACCCAGGCTCTGACAGTGAAAGTGCCCaaacctaaccactggaccatcagggaattccctctgcCTCTTGTTTTACTGAATCTGGAAGATTTGTCACCCAAATTTCCACTGGGCCAATGCCATACTCTCATTCACATCCctgtttgaaggtcttcttatcttGGAGACCATCTATTATTTCTTGCCACTGTCTTCTTATCCTACCTTATTATGATATTATAGTTTATTGTAGGACTTAATCACCAACTACCATATTTATTTgtgttcattgtttttcttgtctATCTTTATCCCTAAGTCTCAGAAATGTAAGCTCTATAAGAACAGAGGCTTTGTATTCCCAATCCGGGACAAGGTAGATATTGAGCAATGAACAAATATTGCATAAATAAccatttaacaaataaataacataaacaaAACAAGCTGCATGTCCATCAGTAGATTATTCACCAGTGCAGTAAGTAGCCATGTCATGAAATTCTAAGCAGCCTTTAAAATGACAGTTTTAGAAATGTTTacgtgtcagtcactcagttgtgtctgactctttgtgaccccatggacaatagcccaccaggctcttctgtccatggaactcttcaggcaagaatactgggagtgggtaggcttctcactgtggtagtTTCTCCTGTTGCTGAGACGGGCTCTAGGGCGCTccgattcagtagttgtggcccacgcaCTTAGTTGCCcagaggcatatgggatcctgccagaccggggatcgaacctgtgtctccttcattggcaggtgggatttttaccactgagctcccagggaagctcaATAAAGGCATTTTTAATCCTCAGATTAAGCAGTTGTGTTGAGCATTACAGATTTTGAGGGTTTTGCTAATTTCTCTCCAGAgtgaccctgctgctgctgctaagtaacttcagtcgtgtccgactctgtgcgaccccatagacatcagctcactaggctcccctgtccctgggattctccaggcaagaacactggagtgggttgccatttccttctccaatgcatgaaagtgaaaagtgaaagtgaagtcgctcagtcatgtccgactcttcacgaccccatagactgcagcctaccaggctcctccatccatgggattttccagcaagagtactggagcggggtgccattgccctctccgccAGAGTGACCCATACTGACAAAATTTTAAACTTGTCATTGGGTTATTATCCATTGCCTCTAATATATAGGCAGCCAGTGACTTAATGCTTAATTCAAGAATTTGCGTGTGTGAAAAGTTCAGTGAAAGAGTTTGTCACTCAGACAtgtttggctctttgtgacctcatggaccataacctacgaagctcctctgtccctgggattctccagacaagaatactggggtgggttgccattcccttctccagcggatcttcctgacccagggctcgagcccaggtctcccacatggcaggcatatcctttgccatttgagccaccaaatTGTCCCAAttgtgttgaaagtgaaagtgaaagtcacacagttgggtccaactcattgcaatcccatgaactgtagcccaccaggtcctctatccttggaattctccaggcaagactactggagggggttgccatttccttctccaggggatcttcccgacccagggattgaacccaggtctcctgcattgcaggcagattctgagggTTTTGCTAGTTTGTCTCTCAAGAGTGACCCATATTGACAAAATTTCAAACTTGTCATTGGATTGTTACCTGTTgcctttaatatatttatataggtaGCCAGTGACTTAATGCTTAATTCAAGAATTTGGTAGAGTTTCTAAGTGGAAAAGTACATAGTAATAGTCCTGTGATATACGAtattaagagttggacacgactaagcacacacacatataatatttttGCATCCTAaatatacacttttaaaattgACACCtagtatatgtttttaaataaatgatagttTAATGTAAATAGCAAACTGTGTCTTCTGACTTTAATGTGGCTTTTGAGTTTTGGTTGctactttcctcttttctctgccAAATTTAGCATTAGTACTGTTACAGAAAGAATCTATTTATTCCTTCAGTCTTTTGATAAGCCTGAGATATTTAGATAATATTTACAAGAAAGTCATGGTTCTACTGCTTCAAGAGTCTCAAAGgataattttatgaaaataataccTTATATAAATGACAATCCTTAGGCAGCCTCTTAGTATTTCCCCCAATATGAATCAGCCCATGAATTTctgagaaagattaaaaatacattttaaacttctttaaactttttaaattttaaatgcttaactCTTTTTAAATGGGTGACACCATCCATCACAATTTTATATTTAGACACATAATAATGTATAATCTCAGCTTACTGTCCACTTGTAAAAATGGGAATAGACTTGGAGAAATAAGCAATTTCCCAACAGAAAATTGGAAATTCTGCCAACCAATTCCAGGTGACCTGCCATCAATCAGTGTTAAATTCTCTGGGGCTATTGTTGAAGGGTATTGCTATTAGTgaagggcttcactggtgactaATGGTATATAACAAATACATTGAAGAACTATACAGACCCCCCGAATTTGTAATTGTCTGGCAACGttccacagagacctttcctaGCAATTGAGAAAGTGAGATTTTTATAACCTCCTTGTAGTTCTCTTATTAAAATACCTGTTTTTAGAGAAATAGGTGAAACGATTATGCCAtgcaattaaattaaattagctgacaaaatatttctttatgacTAAACTGTTTAATGTAGGCATCTGGAAATATGTGGTATCATTTAGACTATGTGCAAATGTGACAATTATTCTGATTCTGAAGTTAAATAAGAAGTCTCAGTTTGCAATAAAATCTCCTTGTTTGGTATTATTAAGCAATTATGATTAATGTCTGAAATGTAATGTTCCATGGTTATAATTTTCCTTGTTTGCTTGAGTGAGTACATTAGGAATTCATTAAAAATGCAAGCCGTTCAGATACCTGCAAACTACAAATGTAGTGAGGACTTTCTGGAAGTTAGGAAACATTTCAGAATAAGAAACCATGACTGGGGTGAACCAACAGCTGGCAAATAATTATGATGGATTTCtagtcctgcaatgcagggataGACAAATGGGTTTGTTCATTGATGTCAAAAATCAAATCCATTCTGATGTGAAAATCTAATTACAAGACATACCTGTCATTCTTCTGACTCTTAAAAGCTGAAGCAGTTaaggcttaaaacttaacaaaaGTGGCTTATGCTGTTGTGTAAGCTGTGGATATATGAAGGCAGCTAAGAACCTGATGTTGTTAAAAAGCAGTTTGTCTTAAAGTAGTGAAAATAGTAAAATCAATTGATCGATCAGTGCAGCATTCCTGGAGCACTTGCCTCACCAGATGGCTGTGAAAAGTAGATTAAATGAGGTATATAAAATACCCAGTCTTGTGTTTGTTCTGTTTGGGAAGTGTCATTTACAGTGTTGCTCCAGGGTTAGCTGTGTGCTGGTCAATCAGTTGGCCTTTGTCTACTTAGGATAAAGTCATGCAGTAAAGAGCTTCTCCATTCCAGGAAGATTGTTGCCAgtcaaagaaggctgagccctggtGTCACTTCTTATTTTTATGAGGACAcaaatcccatcatgagggccccaccctcatggcaTTATCTAAATCTAATCATCTCTCAAAGACCCTACATTTTAATATCATTATATTGGGAGTTAGGTCTTCAACCTATGAACattcattcagtccataacaaagGGAATGAGGGCTTCTCTGTAAAGCCTATAAATCATAACAGGTATACAAAGGAGAACTTCCGGAGAAGTAGGTCTAAGATGtcctttcttgttgttgttcagtcactaaatcctgtctgactctttgcgaccccatggactgtagcccaccaggctcctctatccgtgggatttctcaggcaagaatactggagtgggttgccatttctctctccaggggatcttcctgacccagggatcgacccatgtctcctgtattggcaggtggattatttatcactgagccacctgggaagcccaaagtgttcATTTACTGTCTGTtacagaatgctcaaactactgcacaattcactcatctcacacgctagtaaagtaatgctcaaaattctccaagccaggcttcagcaatacgtgaaccgagaacttccagatgttcaagctagttttagaaaaggcagaggagccagaggtcaaattgccaacatctgctggatcattgaaaaagcaggagagttccagaaaagcatccatttctgctttattggctatgtcaaaacctttgactgtgtggatcaaaataaatcaaaataacctgtggaaaattctgaaagagatgggcataccagaccgcgtgacttgcctcttgagaaatctgtatgcaggtcaggaagcaacagttagaactggacatggaacaacagactggttccaaataggaaaaggagtacgtcaaggctgtatattgtcaccctgcttagttaacttatatgcagagtacatcatgagaaacgctgggctggaggaagcacaagctggaatcaagattgccaggagaaatatcaataacctcagttatgcagatgacaccacccttatggcagaaagtgaagaagaactaaagagcctcttgatgaaagtgaaagaggagagtgaaaaagttggcttaaaactcaacattcagaaaactaagatcatggcatctggtcccatcacc
Proteins encoded in this region:
- the LOC133050499 gene encoding large ribosomal subunit protein eL34; this translates as MVQRLTYRRRLSYNTASNKTRLSRTPGNRIVYLYTKKVGKAPKSACGVCPGRLRGVRAVRPKVLMRLSKTKKHVSRAYGGSMCAKCVRDRIKRAFLIEEQKIVVKVLKAQAQSQKAK